The nucleotide sequence TGGGTCCTTCTGTAAGTCGTAAAGTTCGCCCAGGTCGTGTCCGTGATAGACCACGAGTTTGTACCGACGGTTGCGATACATTGTGGCAAATGTTCCGTCGGCTTGATCGAGTGCATCGTAATATTCACAGCGCACAAAATCGCGGTGTTCGTCGGGGGGTTGATCCCCGCTGAGCATGGGTGATAGCGAATGCGGTTGCATTCGCTCGGGCACTTCTATGCCAGCCAGTTCCAATAAGAGAGGGGCGATGTCGCGCAATTCGACGAGTGCGTCGCTTTTTTGTCCCGATTTTACGTGACCAGGCCATGAGAAAATGAGCGGTACGCGCACCAGTCCTTCGTAAAAACGGCATCCCTTTTGGATCAGTCCGTGGTCTCCGAGAGTTTCGCCGTGGTCGCTGGTGAAGATAATCAATGTGTTGTCGCGCTGTCCAGTTTCTTCCAGTGCGGCTATTATGCGTCCGAGTTGATCGTCGATCAGTTTGATCATGGCGTAATAGGCGGCGATAAGTGTTTTTGCATCGCGTTTTCCGGCTGACTCAGATTCGTGCAATCCGCGCGTCGGTGTCCTGGGGATTACGGGGCTTCGTATATCCAATTCATCGGGATGCCGGCCTTTGGACTGGAAGTCGATGGCTGACAGTTTTTCCTGTTGCGAGAGATCGCTTTCTCGAAATAGGGGACCGTTTACCCGTTCGGGATCGAACATTTCTCGGTATGTTTTTGGGGGATTAAATGGCGGGTGCGGGTCGTAGATGTTTACAGAGGCCAGCCAGGGTCCATCGCGCTGTTCGCTCAAAAATTCAATGGTTTTTTCCGCACACCACGTGGTCTGGTGCAGTTCTGCGGGTACGCCATCG is from Gemmatimonadota bacterium and encodes:
- a CDS encoding sulfatase-like hydrolase/transferase, which translates into the protein MKGTRPNILWICTDQQRYDTIGALGNPHVDTPNIDRLIAEGFAFTHAYCQSPICTPSRTSFLTGQYASAVHVNGNGNSHFPDAPPLVTKILADNGYDCGLIGKLHLSSAHGRIEKRTDDGYRYWQYSHAPRDDWETGHDYADWVRSKGEILGELIKSPDGVPAELHQTTWCAEKTIEFLSEQRDGPWLASVNIYDPHPPFNPPKTYREMFDPERVNGPLFRESDLSQQEKLSAIDFQSKGRHPDELDIRSPVIPRTPTRGLHESESAGKRDAKTLIAAYYAMIKLIDDQLGRIIAALEETGQRDNTLIIFTSDHGETLGDHGLIQKGCRFYEGLVRVPLIFSWPGHVKSGQKSDALVELRDIAPLLLELAGIEVPERMQPHSLSPMLSGDQPPDEHRDFVRCEYYDALDQADGTFATMYRNRRYKLVVYHGHDLGELYDLQKDPDEFDNLWDSPDHADVKLDLMQRSFDASMLAMDRGPERIGPM